One Mesorhizobium sp. L-2-11 genomic region harbors:
- a CDS encoding ABC transporter permease translates to MSGNLLHRQPILRRPDGIGGALPALTLVALFFVVPVVALLLRSVTEPVPGLHNYATLFGDGTYTRVFFNTFLVATVVTAVTIIVAFPVAWMLAIMPPALGSIVFGIIILSMWTNLLTRTYAWMVLLQRTGVINRTLMDIGLISEPLPLINNLTGVTIGMVYIMLPFMILPLVGTLRAIDPMTLRAAALCGASPFEAFRRILLPLSLPGIAAGGLMVFVMSLGYFVTPTLLGGTSNMMLAAMIAQMIQSLLNWGLGSAAAFILLVVTMALYALQLRLVGAKRMTGGI, encoded by the coding sequence ATGTCGGGCAATTTGCTTCATCGACAGCCAATCCTCCGAAGGCCAGATGGCATCGGCGGCGCCTTGCCGGCGCTAACTCTTGTCGCCCTGTTCTTCGTGGTGCCGGTTGTTGCGCTGCTGTTGCGCAGCGTGACCGAACCCGTGCCGGGCCTGCACAACTACGCCACCCTGTTTGGCGACGGCACCTATACGCGGGTCTTCTTCAACACCTTTCTGGTCGCCACCGTCGTCACCGCCGTCACCATCATCGTGGCGTTTCCGGTCGCCTGGATGCTGGCGATCATGCCGCCCGCCCTCGGCTCGATCGTATTCGGCATCATCATCCTGTCGATGTGGACCAATCTGCTCACCCGCACCTACGCCTGGATGGTGCTGCTTCAACGCACCGGCGTCATCAACCGGACGCTGATGGATATCGGCCTGATCAGCGAGCCGCTGCCGCTGATCAACAACCTGACCGGCGTCACCATCGGCATGGTCTACATTATGCTGCCATTCATGATACTGCCACTGGTCGGAACCCTGCGCGCCATCGATCCGATGACGCTGCGCGCCGCCGCCCTTTGCGGCGCGAGCCCCTTCGAGGCCTTCCGCCGCATCCTGCTGCCATTATCGCTCCCCGGAATCGCTGCAGGCGGCCTGATGGTTTTCGTCATGTCGCTCGGCTATTTCGTGACACCGACGCTGCTCGGCGGCACCTCCAACATGATGCTCGCCGCAATGATCGCCCAGATGATCCAGTCCTTGCTCAACTGGGGGCTCGGAAGTGCTGCGGCTTTCATCCTGCTTGTGGTCACCATGGCGCTCTACGCGCTGCAGCTGCGCCTCGTCGGCGCCAAGCGCATGACAGGAGGCATCTGA
- a CDS encoding ABC transporter ATP-binding protein, with protein sequence MTEPFLSIRDLRKAFGSFVAVHDVTIDIPKGEFLTFLGPSGSGKSTTLYAIAGFQQPTSGDVLLEGGSLLSVPSHKRNIGMVFQRYTLFQHLTVAENVAFPLRVRRRPDAEVNRKVTEMLSLVRLESFGGRYPGALSGGQQQRVALARALAYDPPILLMDEPLSALDKKLREEIQAEIRRIHRETGVTILYVTHDQDEALHLSDRIALFQDGRIEQIGTGEDLYLRPQSEFVASFIGNSNFLPAEHLETVNGAATIRLADGSVVSGVRNDQDFSQGQKTRLMVRPEAFRLRPGPATAGLAVEFIDTAFFGERRRVIARTAAGQEIDVRPTSDMAHAQEGIASNRQIYFDPAAAFLFPA encoded by the coding sequence ATGACCGAACCGTTCCTCTCTATTCGCGACCTGCGCAAGGCGTTCGGCAGCTTCGTCGCCGTTCACGATGTCACGATCGATATTCCCAAGGGCGAATTCCTGACCTTTCTCGGCCCTTCCGGCTCTGGCAAATCGACGACGCTCTACGCGATCGCCGGCTTTCAGCAACCGACATCCGGCGACGTTCTTCTTGAAGGCGGGTCGCTGCTGTCGGTGCCGTCGCACAAGCGCAACATCGGCATGGTGTTCCAGCGCTACACGCTGTTCCAGCATCTGACCGTCGCCGAGAACGTTGCGTTTCCATTGCGCGTGCGCCGCCGGCCGGACGCCGAGGTGAACCGAAAGGTCACCGAGATGCTGTCGCTGGTGCGGCTCGAGAGTTTCGGCGGCCGATATCCCGGCGCGCTTTCCGGCGGACAGCAGCAGCGCGTGGCGCTTGCCAGGGCGCTCGCCTACGATCCGCCGATCCTCCTGATGGACGAGCCGCTTTCGGCGCTCGACAAGAAGCTGCGCGAGGAGATCCAGGCCGAGATACGGCGCATCCATCGCGAAACCGGCGTAACGATCCTTTACGTCACCCACGATCAGGACGAGGCCCTGCATCTTTCGGATCGCATCGCCCTGTTTCAGGACGGGCGCATCGAGCAGATCGGCACCGGTGAGGACCTCTATCTGAGACCTCAGAGCGAATTCGTGGCCAGCTTCATCGGAAATTCCAATTTCCTGCCGGCCGAGCATCTTGAAACCGTCAACGGCGCCGCCACGATCCGCCTCGCCGATGGCTCGGTCGTCTCCGGCGTCAGGAACGATCAGGACTTCAGCCAAGGCCAGAAGACCCGGCTGATGGTGCGGCCAGAAGCGTTTCGGCTGCGGCCCGGCCCGGCCACTGCCGGGCTTGCGGTCGAATTCATCGACACCGCCTTCTTCGGCGAGCGGCGGCGCGTCATCGCGCGCACCGCCGCCGGCCAGGAGATCGACGTCAGGCCGACATCCGACATGGCGCATGCACAGGAAGGCATCGCCTCAAACAGACAGATTTATTTCGATCCCGCCGCCGCATTTCTCTTTCCCGCCTGA
- a CDS encoding aldehyde dehydrogenase, with amino-acid sequence MTLVAFSNFIDGAFDTPTATFESTDPSTGAPWATMPAATEADVDRAVEAAHRTLHSAAWASLTATARGKLLVRLGELVVANADRLAELETRDTGKIIRETRAQIAYVGDYYRYYGGLADKHEGSHLPIDKADMDVTIRREPIGVVAAVVPWNSQLFLSAVKLGPALAAGCTVVLKASEDGPAPLLAFAELVYEAGFPAGSVNILTGFGLDCGRRLTSHPLVSRVAFTGGPSTARAIVRNTAENLAYTTLELGGKSPVVVFADADLDSAANAVVAGIFAASGQSCVAGSRLLVERSIKAEFLGRLKHKAEAIKIGDPQDPATEMGPLATPRQREWIEKIVAESLATGGTLVTGGKRPDEHSRGFYYAPTIIDAEDTALPCVREELFGPVLSVLAFDTEAEALALANDTPFGLASGVFTTNLARAHRMARDIHAGVVWVNTYRAVSPLVPFGGYGQSGLGREGGLDAIRDYTRSKSVWIRISDEPIPDPFVMR; translated from the coding sequence ATGACCCTTGTGGCCTTCAGCAACTTCATAGATGGGGCGTTCGATACGCCGACCGCCACCTTCGAAAGCACCGATCCGTCCACCGGAGCGCCCTGGGCTACGATGCCGGCTGCAACCGAAGCCGACGTCGACCGCGCCGTCGAGGCGGCGCACCGGACGCTGCACTCGGCCGCGTGGGCATCCCTGACGGCGACCGCCCGCGGCAAGCTGCTGGTGCGCCTCGGCGAACTGGTCGTCGCCAATGCCGACCGCCTGGCGGAGCTGGAAACGCGCGACACCGGCAAGATCATCCGCGAGACCCGCGCCCAGATCGCCTATGTCGGCGACTACTATCGCTACTATGGCGGGCTTGCCGACAAGCACGAAGGCTCGCATCTGCCGATCGACAAGGCCGATATGGACGTCACCATCCGGCGCGAGCCGATCGGCGTCGTCGCTGCCGTCGTGCCGTGGAATTCGCAGCTCTTCCTTTCGGCCGTCAAGCTCGGTCCGGCACTGGCCGCCGGCTGCACGGTCGTCCTGAAAGCCTCGGAAGACGGCCCGGCACCGCTGCTGGCCTTCGCCGAACTCGTCTACGAGGCCGGATTTCCCGCCGGAAGCGTCAACATACTGACCGGGTTCGGGCTCGATTGCGGCCGACGCCTGACAAGTCACCCGCTGGTGTCACGCGTCGCCTTCACCGGCGGACCTTCGACCGCTCGCGCGATCGTCCGCAACACGGCGGAAAATCTCGCCTACACGACGCTCGAGCTGGGCGGGAAAAGCCCGGTTGTGGTTTTCGCCGACGCAGACTTGGACAGTGCGGCAAACGCGGTCGTCGCCGGAATTTTCGCAGCGTCTGGACAAAGCTGCGTCGCCGGCTCGCGCCTGCTTGTCGAGCGTTCGATAAAAGCCGAGTTCCTCGGCAGGCTGAAGCACAAGGCCGAGGCCATCAAAATTGGTGATCCGCAGGATCCGGCCACCGAAATGGGACCGCTGGCAACGCCACGTCAGCGGGAATGGATCGAGAAGATCGTTGCCGAGAGCCTCGCCACGGGCGGGACGCTGGTCACCGGTGGAAAAAGGCCGGACGAGCATTCGCGCGGCTTCTACTACGCACCGACCATCATCGACGCCGAGGATACAGCGCTGCCTTGCGTGCGGGAGGAATTGTTCGGTCCGGTGCTCAGCGTTCTCGCCTTCGACACGGAAGCCGAAGCATTAGCGCTTGCCAACGACACGCCGTTCGGCCTGGCCTCGGGCGTGTTCACCACCAATCTCGCCAGGGCGCACCGCATGGCGCGCGACATTCATGCCGGCGTCGTCTGGGTCAACACGTACCGCGCCGTTTCGCCGCTCGTGCCATTCGGCGGCTATGGTCAGTCCGGGCTCGGACGTGAGGGCGGGCTCGACGCCATCCGCGATTACACGCGCTCGAAATCCGTCTGGATACGGATATCCGACGAGCCAATCCCGGACCCGTTCGTCATGCGGTGA
- a CDS encoding cupin domain-containing protein produces the protein MDAKAAAAEAFVREPAAGSTLNVLGITHIYKATGAETAGSFSLWESVVPPGAGTPSHTHAREDEAFYVLSGELVIEFEGDTAPHRVAPGGFFFGARGRRHAIRNDADKPARVLVFCAPSCGLDQMFAELDAATAAGTPEMAKVVAIAAKYGVTIEAPADPPR, from the coding sequence ATGGATGCCAAAGCTGCAGCGGCCGAAGCGTTCGTTCGCGAGCCGGCGGCCGGCTCGACGCTCAACGTTCTGGGCATCACCCATATCTACAAAGCCACCGGCGCCGAGACCGCCGGGTCCTTCTCGCTTTGGGAGTCCGTGGTTCCGCCGGGCGCGGGAACGCCATCGCACACCCATGCCCGTGAGGATGAAGCCTTCTATGTGCTGAGCGGCGAACTCGTCATCGAATTCGAGGGCGACACCGCGCCGCATCGCGTTGCGCCCGGCGGCTTCTTCTTCGGCGCACGCGGCCGGCGCCATGCCATCCGCAATGACGCCGACAAGCCGGCTCGCGTGCTCGTCTTCTGCGCGCCGAGTTGCGGCCTTGATCAGATGTTCGCGGAATTGGACGCCGCGACCGCCGCCGGCACGCCGGAGATGGCAAAGGTCGTGGCCATCGCCGCTAAATACGGCGTGACCATCGAGGCACCGGCTGATCCGCCGCGCTGA
- a CDS encoding ABC transporter substrate-binding protein, protein MKLILTGILAGLLAATAARADEMVFTSWGGTTQEAQTKSWAAPFEASSGIKVLQDGPTDYGKLKAMVEGGSVAWDVVDVEMDFAIKAAKDGLLEPIDFNVVPKADLDPRFTTDHAVGSFYYSFVLAWNKGAVSGEPAGWADMFDLAKFPGKRTFYKWSAPGVIEIALLADGVPADNLYPLDLDRAFKKLDTIKSEIVWWDSGAQSQQLIASGEAAFGQLWNGRVFALEQEGADVGASWNQNLTAADVLVIPKGSKNKVSAMKFLAAATSPKSQAMFAEASGYAPINTAAKAEMPADVVKSLPDAYVDGQINLDMNYWAENRDKIAERWYAWQAK, encoded by the coding sequence ATGAAACTGATTTTGACCGGCATTTTGGCCGGACTCTTGGCAGCCACTGCCGCACGGGCCGATGAAATGGTGTTCACCAGCTGGGGCGGGACCACCCAGGAGGCGCAGACCAAATCCTGGGCTGCTCCGTTCGAAGCGAGTTCCGGCATCAAGGTCCTGCAGGACGGCCCGACCGACTACGGCAAGCTGAAGGCCATGGTGGAGGGCGGCAGCGTCGCCTGGGACGTCGTCGATGTCGAAATGGATTTCGCCATCAAGGCGGCCAAGGACGGCCTGCTCGAGCCGATCGACTTCAACGTTGTGCCGAAAGCCGATCTCGATCCTCGCTTCACCACCGACCATGCGGTCGGCAGCTTTTACTATTCCTTCGTTCTTGCCTGGAACAAAGGCGCGGTGTCGGGCGAACCGGCGGGCTGGGCCGACATGTTCGACCTGGCGAAATTTCCCGGCAAGCGCACCTTCTACAAGTGGTCGGCGCCGGGCGTCATCGAAATCGCGCTGCTGGCCGACGGCGTGCCTGCAGACAACCTCTATCCGCTCGACCTCGACCGGGCGTTCAAGAAACTCGACACGATCAAATCGGAAATCGTCTGGTGGGACAGCGGCGCGCAGTCGCAACAGCTGATCGCTTCCGGTGAAGCAGCCTTCGGGCAGCTCTGGAACGGACGTGTCTTCGCTCTCGAGCAGGAAGGCGCCGATGTCGGCGCATCCTGGAATCAGAACCTGACCGCCGCCGACGTGCTCGTCATCCCCAAGGGTTCGAAGAACAAGGTGAGCGCGATGAAATTCCTGGCCGCTGCGACAAGCCCGAAAAGCCAGGCCATGTTTGCTGAAGCAAGCGGCTACGCCCCCATCAACACGGCAGCCAAGGCCGAAATGCCGGCCGATGTCGTCAAGTCGCTGCCGGACGCCTATGTCGACGGGCAGATCAACCTCGACATGAACTACTGGGCTGAAAACCGCGATAAGATCGCGGAACGCTGGTACGCCTGGCAGGCCAAATAG
- a CDS encoding ABC transporter permease yields MLLDYDRLGWLRAALLGFTGLVAAFLLLPVVFIVLLSFGSSRWLAFPPPSWTLKWYGELFADPAWLEAALTSARIAAMAALLAVVIGLLASFALVRGQFRGRNVLRGLLLTPMVLPVVVFAIAIYAFFLRIGLGGTTAGFVIAHTVLALPFAIIPITAALEGFDKSIEDAAIVCGAGPFEAKLRVTLPAIKIGIFSAAIFAFLASWDEVVVAIFMASPTLQTLPVKIWGSLRQDLSPVIAAASSLLVLLTLSLMVVTALIRRKLSK; encoded by the coding sequence ATGCTGCTCGACTACGATCGGCTGGGCTGGCTGCGTGCAGCACTGCTGGGTTTCACCGGCCTGGTTGCGGCGTTTCTGCTGCTGCCGGTGGTTTTCATCGTGCTTTTGTCGTTCGGCTCGTCGCGGTGGTTGGCTTTTCCGCCGCCAAGCTGGACGCTGAAATGGTATGGGGAACTCTTCGCCGATCCGGCGTGGCTCGAAGCGGCGCTGACCAGCGCGCGCATTGCTGCCATGGCTGCGCTTCTTGCCGTCGTCATCGGGCTGCTGGCTTCCTTCGCCCTGGTCAGGGGACAGTTTCGCGGGCGCAACGTGCTTCGCGGCCTGCTGCTGACGCCAATGGTGCTGCCGGTCGTGGTCTTCGCCATCGCCATCTATGCATTCTTCCTGCGGATCGGGCTCGGCGGCACCACGGCAGGCTTCGTCATCGCCCACACCGTCCTGGCACTGCCCTTCGCCATCATTCCGATCACCGCGGCACTCGAAGGTTTCGACAAATCCATCGAGGATGCGGCGATCGTCTGCGGCGCAGGCCCATTCGAGGCAAAACTCCGGGTGACCTTGCCGGCGATCAAGATCGGGATTTTTTCGGCGGCGATCTTCGCCTTTCTCGCCTCATGGGACGAGGTGGTGGTCGCGATCTTCATGGCCAGCCCCACCTTGCAGACCCTGCCGGTCAAGATCTGGGGCAGCCTGCGCCAGGATCTCAGCCCGGTCATCGCCGCGGCCTCCAGCCTTCTCGTTCTTCTGACGCTGAGCCTGATGGTCGTAACCGCACTCATTCGGCGGAAATTGTCGAAATGA